CCGCCTGCCGCTCCTCGCCCCCGCCCAGCACGAGCTCGCTGGACCCGCCGCCGATGTCGACGACGAGCACGGGCGCCGGCGGCACCGGGTCCTGGGCGGCGATCGCGCCGGCGTAGACCAGCGCGGCCTCCTCGTCGCCCGACAGCACCTCCGGCTCGACACCCAGCCGCGCGCGCACGCCGTCGGCGAACACGCCCGCGTTGGCGGCGTCGCGGGTGGCCGACGTGGCGCAGAAGCGCACCCGCTCCGGGGCCACGCCCTGGCCGCGGACCATCGCGGCCAGGTCGTCGATGGCGGCGAGCGTGCGAGCCAGGGCCTCGTCGGCCAGCACGCCTGTGCGGTCCACGTCCTGCCCGAGGCGTACGACGCGCGACTCGCGCAGCACCACGTCGAGCCGGCCGCCGTCGAGCACGCGTCCGACGAGCAGCTTGATCGAGTTGGTGCCGCAGTCGACGGCGGCGACGAGCCCGGGATCGGTCATGGCGTCATTGTGCCGCCCCGGATCGGGGCGTCCGGCGGCTCGCGTCAGTCGGCGCTCACGCAGGGCCCGGCCGACCACCAGTCGCCGAGGAGGTCGAGGACCTCGTCGCCGAGGGGGTTGACCCCGCGACCCATCGCCAGCGACTGCGCGGCGAGCACGTGCAGGCACTTGACCCGGTCGGGCATGCCGCCCGCGGTGATCCCCTCGATCTCGGGCACGTCGAGCCCGGCCCGCTCGGCGACCTCGGCGCGGGCCTCGAGGTAGCGCTCGTGCGCCCGGCGGTAGGCAGCGGCCAGCTCCTCGTCGGTGCCGAGGCGGGCCTGCATCTCCTTCATCAGGCCCGAGCCCTCGAGGGTGCCGATGCGCGAGGCAGCCCGCGGGCAGGTGAGGTAGAAGGTCGTGGGGAAGGGCGTGCCGTTGGGCAGCCGCGGCTCGGTGGTCACCACGTCGGGGTTGCCGCAGGGGCACCGGTGGCCCACGGAGTCGATGCCGCGCGGGCGGCGCTTGAGCTGGGCGCGGATGGCGGCCTCGTCGGCCGGGTCGATGCGCTGCTCGGGCGAGGGGGTCGGCGCGTCGTCGCTCACTGCTTCGTTCCGTCGGTGGTGCCGTCGACCAGGTCGGCCGGGCGCTGCTCGGGCGGGGGCGGGTTGCCGGCGAGCTCCATGGACTCCCAGGCGGTCGTCCACCAGGCCGTGGGCACCGTCTTGATCACGTCGTCGGGGTCGTTGAGGGAGGCCTGCGCCTCGAGCGGCCTGCCGTCGGGCCCGGTCACCTCGAAGCCGGCCTCGCCGGGCATCAGGTAGCCGAACCGGGCGCGGGCCTGGGCCTTGACGTAGGCCGGGTCGTCCCAGCGCTTCTTCTCGCGCTCGAGGTCGTCGATGCTGGCCTCCCGCTCGGCGATCTGCGCCTTGAGGTCGCCGATGTGGGAGCGCTGCTGCAGGTAGGCCCGCAGCGAGGACGCGTAGGACACGGTCAGCACCGCCAGCACGAGCACCAGCACCGCCGCGCGGCCGGTGAAGCGGGGACGCCGCGCGGCCGGCCGCGCCGGGCCCGGGCGCGCCGCGGCACCGCCCGGCTCGCCCGGGCGGGCGGACGTCGTCCGCGCCGCCGCGCCGCGCGGGCGCGAGCCGCGGGACCCGGGGCGCGTGCTGTTGCCCTGCCTCGGTCCGCGCGACCCGTTGCGGCCGCCGGGCCCGCCCCGAGGCGTACGGCGCTGGGAAGGCATGGCGCCCAGTGTGCCTGCTTCAGCCGCCGAATCGCGGGAAGGCACCCCGGCCGGCGTAGCGAGCCGCGTCACCCAGCTCGTCCTCGATGCGGAGCAGCTGGTTGTACTTGGCGACGCGGTCGGAGCGGGCCGGCGCACCGGTCTTGATCTGGCCGCAGTTGGTGGCCACCGCCAGGTCGGCGATCGTGGTGTCCTCGGTCTCGCCCGAGCGGTGGCTCATCATGTTGCGGAAGCCCGCGCGGTGGGCGAGCTCGACCGCGTCGAGGGTCTCGCTGAGCGAGCCGATCTGGTTGACCTTCACCAGCATCGCGTTGGCCTGGCCGCCGTCGATGCCTCGCTGCAGGCGCTCCACGTTGGTCACGAAGAGGTCGTCGCCGACCAGCTGCGTCCGGGTGCCCAGGGCCTCGGTGATCGCCTTCCAGCCGTCCCAGTCCTCCTCGTCGAGCGGGTCCTCGATGGAGACGATCGGATAGGCGGCGACGAGGTCGGCGTAGTAGTCGACCATCGCGTCCGTGGTCGTCTTCTTGCCCTCGAACGTGTAGGAGCCCTTGTCGTGGAACTCGCTGGCCGCGACGTCCATCGCGAGGGCGATGTCCTTGCCGAGGGTGAAGCCGGCGGCCTTGACCGCCTCGGCGATCAGGTCGAGCGCGGCGCGGTTGCTCGCCAGGTCGGGCGCGAAGCCGCCCTCGTCGCCGAGCCCGGTGGACAGGCCCTTCTTCTTCAGCACCGACTTGAGTGCGTGGTAGACCTCCGCGCCGTGCTGCAGCGCCTCGCGGAAGGTCGGCGCGCCGATCGGCGCGATCATGAACTCCTGGACGTCGACGTTGGAGTCGGCGTGGGCGCCACCGTTGAGGATGTTCATCATCGGCACCGGCAGCAGGTGCGCGTTGGGGCCGCCGACGTAGCGGAACAGCGCCAGCCCGGCCGACTCCGCGGCGGCCTTGGCGGTCGCGAGGGAGACGCCGAGGATCGCGTTGGCGCCGAGGTTGGCCTTGTTGGCCGTGCCGTCGAGGTCGAGCATCGTCTGGTCGACGAGGCGCTGGTCGTCGGCGTCGAGCCCGACGATCGCCCCGGAGATGGTGTCGAGGACACCGGTGACGGCCTTCTGCACGCCCTTGCCGAGGTAGCGCTTGCCGCCGTCGCGCAGCTCCACCGCCTCGAAGGCGCCGGTCGACGCCCCGCTGGGCACGGCCGCCCGACCGAACGCACCGTCCTCGAGCAGCACCTCCACCTCGACGGTGGGGTTGCCGCGCGAGTCGAGGATCTCACGGGCACCGACAGCAGCGATGATCGACATGGAGGACTCCTGGGGAACGTCGGTAGGGGAACGTCGGTAGGTGAACGTCGTGCTCGACCGCCAGCCTAGTCGCGCCCGACCCCGACGTCGCCGGGGCGTCCGAACGGGTGGCCGGCGTCGGCCGGGGGTGCCTACGCTCTGCGCCGAGGTCCTCGGCCGGGCCATCCTCGTCGCGCTGGGCACCGCCGTCGTGCTCTACCTGCTGGTCGCCCTGGCGCTGGTGCACGTCCTCGGCGCCGCCCTGGTCACGTCCGCGGTGCCGGTCGCCGACGCCACCGCCGCGCGACCTGCCCGGCCACCTGGCGTCCGTCGACCCGCGACACCGGGTCCCCGACACGGCGCAGGTCGTCATCGGTGCCGCCGTGGTCGCCCTGGTGCTGCTCGTCGACCTGCGCGGCGCGATCGGCTTCTCGTCGTTCGGCGTGCTCGTCTACTACGCCGTCGCCAACCTCGCGGCCCTGCGCCAGCCCGCCGAGCACCGCCGCTGGCCGCGCGCCCTGCAGGTGGCCGGGATGGCCGGCTGCGTCGCGATGGCCGCCGCGCTCCCCCTCGGCTCGGTCCTGGCCGGGCTGGCGGTCCTGGCCATCGGGGTCGCCGGCCGCCTCGTGGCCCGCCGGCTCACCACCGCGCCCTGACTGGCCTACTCGGCCTTCTCGGCCCTCTCAGCCGCCTTCGCGGCGTTGTAGAGGCGCATCACCTCGGCGGTGTCGGTCGCGACGGCGTCGCCGAAGACGTGCGGGTTGCGGCGCTCCATCTTGGCGATCACCCCGCGAGCCACGTCGTCGAGGGTGAACTCGCCGGCCTCCTCGGCCATCACCGCGTGGATCACCACCTGCAGCAGCAGGTCGCCGAGCTCGTCGCACAGCGCGGCCGGGTCGCCCGACTCGATCGCCTCGACGACCTCCTCGGCCTCCTCGCGCACGTAGGGGATCAGCGAGGCGTGGGTCTGCTCGCGCTTCCAGGGGCACTCGCGCTGGAGCACCCGCATCTGGTCGGCGAAGGCCTCCAGCGCGGAGCCCTCGGCGCCGTCGGTGCCCTGGGGAGCGCCGCCCGTCATGGCCTCAGCCGCAGCGCTGGTTGACCGGCAGCGACGAGGCGAAGGCCGGGTCGGGCTCGGTCGCGAGCCCCGACTTCGCGAAGTCGCCCACCGCCACGGAGGTGTTGGTGTCGACCGGCGAGAGCACCCCCTCGACGCTGCGCAGGCCGTAGCGCGGGTCGATCTCGAGGTCGTGGGTCTCGGGCCACGCGTTGAAGACCTCGATGCCGGCGTCCGTCGCCTGCTCGACGGACGGGTCCTCGGTGCCCTCGTCCTCGAGGACCTCGCGCCCGACCTGCTCGAGGACGTCCTGGGCGTACGCCGAGGCGGACGCCAGCTCGACGAAGTCGTCGCGGACCTCCTCGGGCTTGGTGGCGGCCGTGCCCTGGCGCTGCGCGACGTCGTTGTAGTAGCCCGAGCCCGGCTCGACGCCGTACTCGTCCGCGATCTGCGACACCTGCGCGCGCAGTGTCAGCAGCTGCACGACGTACTGGCGCACGAAGCCCATCGGCACCTCGGTGTCGAGGTCGCCCACCGCGGTGCAGTAGTTGGCCGTCACCCGGTCGACCTCGCGGGTCGTGATCTCCTCGTCGCCGACCTGCACGGCCACGCCGGGGCTGATCCCGCCGCAGCCGGTCAGCAGCAGTCCTGCGAGGGCCGTCGTCGCGGCCGTCATCAGGCGGGTCTTGCTCACGGGGTCACTCCTTGGTCGATGCTGCGGGGGCGGCGCCGCTGGCCGCGGGCGCGGGCGGGGCGACGACCTCGTCGATCACGCCTCGGGCCCATTCAAGCAGGGCCACGCCCGCCACCGGACGCACGGGGAACCCGGTGCCCTGCGGGCGCGGCACGAGGATCGTGCTGACGGGGGCCTTGACGACGCTGCGGGGGTAGAGCCGCTGGAGTCGTACGACGCGCGACTCGGGCAGGTCGACCGGCGCGAACCGGACGTACTTGCCGGCCACCGTGACCTCGCGGACGCCGGCCTGGCGGCAGCGCGCCCGGAACCGGGCCACGACGAGCAGCGACTCGACCACCTCCGGCGGGGTGCCGTAGCGGTCGACCAGCTCGGCGCGCACCTCGTCGACGTCGGCGTCGGTGCGCACCTCGGCCAGCCGCTTGTAGATCTCGAGCCGCAGGCGCTCGCTGGGGATGTAGTCGTGGGGCAGGTGGGCGTCGACCGGCAGCTCGATGCGCACCTCGGCGAGCTCCTCCTCGCCCCCGCCCTTGAAGTCGGCGACCGCCTCGCCGACCAGCCGGACGTAGAGGTCGAAGCCGACGTCGGCGATGTGGCCCGACTGCTCACCGCCGAGCAGGTTGCCCGCGCCGCGGATCTCGAGGTCCTTCATCGCGATGGCCATGCCGCCGCCGAGGTCGGAGTGCTGGGCCAGGGTGGCGAGCCGCTCGTGGGCGGTCTCGGTCATCGGCTTCTCGGCGGGATAGAGGAAGTAGGCGTAGGCGCGCTCGCGCGAGCGGCCGACCCGGCCGCGCAGCTGGTGCAGCTGGGACAGGCCGAGGGTGTCGGCACGCTCGATGATCATCGTGTTGGCGTTGGACACGTCGAGGCCCGACTCCACCAGCGTGGTGCAGACGAGCACGTCGAAGCGCTTCTCCCAGAAGTCGAGCATGACCTGCTCGAGCTGGCGCTCGTTCATCTGGCCGTGCGCGGTCGCGACCCGCGCCTCCGGCACCAGCTCGCGGATGCGGGCCGCCGCCTTCTCGATCGACTGCACCCGGTTGTGGATGTAGAAGACCTGCCCCTCGCGCAGCAGCTCGCGCCGCACGGCCGCGACGACCTGGCGGTCCTCGTAGGCGCCGACGTAGGTGAGCACCGGGTGCCGCTCCTCCGGCGGGGTGGTGATCGTGGACATCTCGCGGATGCCGGTCACCGCCATCTCCAGCGTGCGCGGGATCGGCGTCGCGCTCATCGACAGCACGTCGACCGACGTGCGCATCCGCTTCATCTGCTCCTTGTGCTCGACGCCGAAGCGCTGCTCCTCGTCGACGATGATGAGCCCGAGGTCCTTGACCACGATGTCGGGGTTGAGCAGGCGGTGGGTGCCCACGACGATGTCGATCGAGCCGTCGGCGAGGCCCGCGGCGACCTCCTTGGCCTCCTTGTCGGTCTGGAAGCGCGAGAGGGCGCGGATCTCGACCGGGAAGCCGCTCATCCGCTCCGAGAACGTCGACAGGTGCTGGGTGACGAGCAGGGTCGTGGGCACCAGGACCGCGACCTGCTTGCCGTCCTGCACCGCCTTGAACGCCGCGCGGACCGCGATCTCGGTCTTGCCGTATCCCACGTCGCCGCAGACCAGGCGGTCCATCGGCACGACACGGCGCATGTCGGCCTTCACCTCCTCGACCGTCGTCAGCTGGTCGGCGGTCTCGGTGAACGGGAAGGCGTCCTCGAGCTCGCGCTGCCACGGGGTGTCGGGCCCGAAGGCGTAGCCCTTGGTGGCCTGGCGGGCGGCATAGAGCTTGATCAGCTCGGCGGCGATCTCCCGGACCGCACGGCGCGCCTTGTTCTTGCGCTTGGTCCAGTCGCCCCCGCCGAGGCGGTCGAGGCTGGGGTTCTCCCCGCCGACGTAGCGGGTGACCTGGTCGAGGGTGTCGGCCGGGACGTAGAGCATGTCGTTGGGGCCGCCGCGCTTGCTGGGGCCGTACTCCAGGACGAGGTACTCGCGCACCGCGCCGCTGATCTCGCGCTGCCTCATCTCCACGAAGCGGCCCACGCCGTGCTGCTCGTGGACGACGTAGTCGCCGGCCTTGAGCTCGAGCGGGTCGATCTGCTTCTTGCGCCGCGCCGGCATCTTGCGCATGTCGCGCGTCGAGGCCTTCTGCCCGGACAGGTCGTCGCCGGTGAGGACCGCGACGCGCGCCTCGTCGTCGACGATGCCGTGCACGAGGTGGCCGCACGTCACGGTGACCACGTGGGGCCCCGCCGTCTCCTCCTCCTCGACGAGGCGGGCCGCGATGTCGTTCTCGCCGAGCAGCTCGACGAACCGCTGCGCCGGGCCGTGGCCGGCGTGCACCACGACGACGTCGACGTCGTCGCTCACCCAGCCGCGGATGTCGTCGACCGCCTGCTGGAGGTCGCCGCGGTAGGCCTCGGCGGGATGCACCGGCAGGGTGCGGCTCGGCACCCCGGCGGTCGCGGCGTCGGGCACCACGTCGTCGGTGTCGATCCCGAAGGGGCTCACCG
The sequence above is drawn from the Nocardioides sp. zg-1228 genome and encodes:
- a CDS encoding exopolyphosphatase, encoding MTDPGLVAAVDCGTNSIKLLVGRVLDGGRLDVVLRESRVVRLGQDVDRTGVLADEALARTLAAIDDLAAMVRGQGVAPERVRFCATSATRDAANAGVFADGVRARLGVEPEVLSGDEEAALVYAGAIAAQDPVPPAPVLVVDIGGGSSELVLGGGEERQAVSMDIGSVRLHERHLHSDPPTAAEVAACVADIDRHLDDCGVPLQRARTVIGTSGTIKTIACGVLGLAGYDRDGFDGAVLPNATTTSFVDDLVAMTVAERRTLPYMHPGRADVIGAGALIWSRILDRVPVTEHVVSEADILHGMAAAIGR
- a CDS encoding DUF501 domain-containing protein produces the protein MDPADEAAIRAQLKRRPRGIDSVGHRCPCGNPDVVTTEPRLPNGTPFPTTFYLTCPRAASRIGTLEGSGLMKEMQARLGTDEELAAAYRRAHERYLEARAEVAERAGLDVPEIEGITAGGMPDRVKCLHVLAAQSLAMGRGVNPLGDEVLDLLGDWWSAGPCVSAD
- a CDS encoding septum formation initiator family protein — translated: MPSQRRTPRGGPGGRNGSRGPRQGNSTRPGSRGSRPRGAAARTTSARPGEPGGAAARPGPARPAARRPRFTGRAAVLVLVLAVLTVSYASSLRAYLQQRSHIGDLKAQIAEREASIDDLEREKKRWDDPAYVKAQARARFGYLMPGEAGFEVTGPDGRPLEAQASLNDPDDVIKTVPTAWWTTAWESMELAGNPPPPEQRPADLVDGTTDGTKQ
- the eno gene encoding phosphopyruvate hydratase, which produces MSIIAAVGAREILDSRGNPTVEVEVLLEDGAFGRAAVPSGASTGAFEAVELRDGGKRYLGKGVQKAVTGVLDTISGAIVGLDADDQRLVDQTMLDLDGTANKANLGANAILGVSLATAKAAAESAGLALFRYVGGPNAHLLPVPMMNILNGGAHADSNVDVQEFMIAPIGAPTFREALQHGAEVYHALKSVLKKKGLSTGLGDEGGFAPDLASNRAALDLIAEAVKAAGFTLGKDIALAMDVAASEFHDKGSYTFEGKKTTTDAMVDYYADLVAAYPIVSIEDPLDEEDWDGWKAITEALGTRTQLVGDDLFVTNVERLQRGIDGGQANAMLVKVNQIGSLSETLDAVELAHRAGFRNMMSHRSGETEDTTIADLAVATNCGQIKTGAPARSDRVAKYNQLLRIEDELGDAARYAGRGAFPRFGG
- a CDS encoding MazG nucleotide pyrophosphohydrolase domain-containing protein, with the translated sequence MTGGAPQGTDGAEGSALEAFADQMRVLQRECPWKREQTHASLIPYVREEAEEVVEAIESGDPAALCDELGDLLLQVVIHAVMAEEAGEFTLDDVARGVIAKMERRNPHVFGDAVATDTAEVMRLYNAAKAAERAEKAE
- the mfd gene encoding transcription-repair coupling factor yields the protein MSSTPLAAVARRVVAAPTLGGALADAGVQSALDLTGPAAVRPFVVHGLVERGRTVLAVTATSREAEDLVEELADLVDPASVAYYPSWETLPHERLSPRSDTVGRRLAVLRRLRHPGSDVANGPLKVVVAPIRSLLQPQVAGLADIEPVELAPGDNRPLEEVVRGLADAAYSRVDMVERRGEFAVRGGIVDVFPPTEEHPLRVEFWGDDVEDIRAFSVADQRTLETVERLWAPPCRELLLTDDVRRRAAELGQAHPQLVELTDKMAAGIAVEGMESLAPALVDSMELLVDLMPADTTVLVLDPERARTRAHDLVATSEEFLGASWAAAAGGGTAPIDLGAASYREVADVRLHALGLGHAWWTVSPFGIDTDDVVPDAATAGVPSRTLPVHPAEAYRGDLQQAVDDIRGWVSDDVDVVVVHAGHGPAQRFVELLGENDIAARLVEEEETAGPHVVTVTCGHLVHGIVDDEARVAVLTGDDLSGQKASTRDMRKMPARRKKQIDPLELKAGDYVVHEQHGVGRFVEMRQREISGAVREYLVLEYGPSKRGGPNDMLYVPADTLDQVTRYVGGENPSLDRLGGGDWTKRKNKARRAVREIAAELIKLYAARQATKGYAFGPDTPWQRELEDAFPFTETADQLTTVEEVKADMRRVVPMDRLVCGDVGYGKTEIAVRAAFKAVQDGKQVAVLVPTTLLVTQHLSTFSERMSGFPVEIRALSRFQTDKEAKEVAAGLADGSIDIVVGTHRLLNPDIVVKDLGLIIVDEEQRFGVEHKEQMKRMRTSVDVLSMSATPIPRTLEMAVTGIREMSTITTPPEERHPVLTYVGAYEDRQVVAAVRRELLREGQVFYIHNRVQSIEKAAARIRELVPEARVATAHGQMNERQLEQVMLDFWEKRFDVLVCTTLVESGLDVSNANTMIIERADTLGLSQLHQLRGRVGRSRERAYAYFLYPAEKPMTETAHERLATLAQHSDLGGGMAIAMKDLEIRGAGNLLGGEQSGHIADVGFDLYVRLVGEAVADFKGGGEEELAEVRIELPVDAHLPHDYIPSERLRLEIYKRLAEVRTDADVDEVRAELVDRYGTPPEVVESLLVVARFRARCRQAGVREVTVAGKYVRFAPVDLPESRVVRLQRLYPRSVVKAPVSTILVPRPQGTGFPVRPVAGVALLEWARGVIDEVVAPPAPAASGAAPAASTKE